One segment of Thermodesulfovibrio sp. 3907-1M DNA contains the following:
- a CDS encoding glycosyltransferase family 2 protein, translating to MKFKYEPLVSIITLTYNHENYIAECIESVLCQTYENWEMIILDDASTDKTPYIVERYAKKNKKIKFIRNEKNKGPLYLDENYNTALKECKGEWIGYLEGDDVLTKKSLEYRIMALNSIDENQRKYISLLHGKAGRIWMDSNIIDIVEYMHFDKRIINNDPIGAALNYFLLGLNFIYPGSVLINEKKLQKIGGFIQYPKEIRLVDFPTWCYLTLEGKFLFLDKILYFWRRHDKSITMNYNIEISKAVIKFIEKFWQENENRIPEKIKNNLRSYLGYHTKLELLKNLIMNCDFNEAKFVYEEIKNMNLSNLMQEHIVFRLKRTITFLALKLKSSFILKLALSIKRKKYDKILGTYQPFFFKNLEF from the coding sequence ATGAAGTTTAAGTATGAGCCTTTAGTCTCTATTATTACATTAACTTATAATCATGAGAATTATATTGCTGAATGCATAGAATCTGTTTTATGTCAAACTTATGAGAACTGGGAAATGATAATTCTTGATGATGCATCTACGGATAAAACTCCCTATATTGTTGAGAGGTATGCTAAAAAAAACAAAAAGATAAAGTTTATAAGAAATGAAAAGAATAAAGGTCCTCTGTACCTTGATGAGAATTATAATACCGCTCTTAAAGAGTGTAAAGGAGAGTGGATAGGATATCTTGAGGGTGATGATGTTTTAACAAAGAAGTCATTGGAATATAGAATAATGGCTTTAAATAGTATAGACGAGAACCAAAGAAAGTATATATCTCTATTACACGGAAAAGCTGGTAGAATATGGATGGATAGCAACATTATAGATATAGTTGAATATATGCATTTTGATAAAAGGATAATTAATAATGATCCAATTGGAGCAGCTCTGAATTATTTTTTGTTAGGATTAAACTTTATTTATCCTGGAAGTGTTCTTATAAATGAGAAGAAACTTCAAAAAATAGGTGGCTTTATTCAATATCCTAAGGAAATTAGGTTGGTGGATTTTCCAACCTGGTGTTATCTTACATTGGAGGGAAAGTTTCTTTTCTTAGATAAAATTCTATACTTTTGGCGAAGGCATGATAAATCTATTACGATGAATTATAATATAGAAATTAGCAAAGCTGTTATAAAGTTTATCGAAAAATTCTGGCAAGAAAACGAAAACAGGATTCCAGAAAAAATAAAGAACAACTTAAGATCATATTTAGGATATCACACAAAACTTGAATTGTTGAAAAATCTTATCATGAACTGTGATTTCAATGAAGCTAAGTTTGTTTATGAAGAGATTAAAAATATGAATTTGTCAAATTTGATGCAAGAACATATTGTATTTAGGTTAAAGAGAACAATAACTTTTTTAGCCCTAAAGTTAAAATCTTCATTTATACTAAAACTTGCTTTGAGTATAAAAAGAAAAAAATACGATAAAATCTTGGGAACTTATCAACCTTTTTTCTTTAAAAACTTAGAATTTTAG
- the asnB gene encoding asparagine synthase (glutamine-hydrolyzing), producing MCRIVGFWDLNFKRDYDLENTITAMRDILSHGGPDDAGNYIEDSLGLALGHRRLSILDLSPMGHQPMEFENLVITYNGEVYNFREIRKELEREGYGFKSNSDTEVILKAFHRWGFSAVHKFRGMFAFAIWDREKKELILCRDRIGVKPLYWYHKDGLFMFASELKAFHKHPKFEKRLNLTALSLYLQYIYIPAPYSIFENTYKLKQGHFLVINSKGEIKEFPYWSAEEHFLKGFEERERWLKRPEEELAEELEGLLTESFKLRLVSDVPVGMFLSGGIDSSTVCALLSKEGIKLKTFTIGFYEETYNEAPFAKKVAQYLGTEHTELYCTPKEAFEIIPRLPELYDEPFGDSSAIPTFLVSKLAKEKVKVSLSADGGDEQFCGYIRYWLIAEKIQKLKKLPLKSLWTSLLDLLSPETALKLYESFKFILPKYTNFRDKYIKLRQVLKAESLLDQYDLAVKYFLEDDLKELGFGSGKKLTQWLSVNSLDPLSSMMLLDLKTYLPDDILVKVDRATMGVALEGREPFLDHKVVEWTSRLPAEFKYKNGKSKYLLRKVLYKYIPSEILERPKQGFGVPIYEWFKSELKGLYREYLDRKRIEKGGIFNPDEVERLLKSYLEDRGVNHNKLWLLFVFEIWRERWV from the coding sequence ATGTGCCGGATAGTAGGATTTTGGGACTTAAACTTCAAAAGAGATTATGACCTTGAGAACACAATAACCGCTATGAGGGATATCCTATCTCACGGAGGGCCTGATGATGCGGGAAATTACATAGAAGATTCCTTAGGGCTTGCCCTTGGACACAGAAGGCTCTCAATCCTTGACCTTTCACCCATGGGCCACCAACCCATGGAGTTTGAAAACCTTGTTATTACCTATAACGGAGAGGTCTATAACTTCAGAGAAATAAGGAAGGAACTTGAAAGGGAAGGATATGGCTTTAAGTCCAATTCAGACACAGAAGTAATTCTTAAAGCCTTTCACAGGTGGGGATTTTCCGCAGTTCATAAATTCAGGGGCATGTTTGCCTTTGCAATATGGGACAGGGAAAAGAAGGAGTTGATCCTTTGCAGAGATAGAATTGGAGTAAAGCCTCTTTACTGGTACCACAAAGACGGGCTTTTTATGTTTGCCTCAGAGCTAAAAGCTTTTCACAAACACCCAAAGTTTGAAAAAAGACTAAACTTAACCGCCCTTTCCTTATATCTACAATACATCTACATACCAGCACCGTACAGCATATTTGAAAACACCTACAAGCTAAAGCAGGGGCATTTCCTTGTAATAAACTCAAAGGGAGAAATAAAGGAATTTCCTTACTGGAGCGCAGAAGAACACTTTTTAAAAGGTTTTGAAGAAAGGGAAAGGTGGTTAAAAAGGCCAGAAGAAGAGCTTGCAGAGGAGCTTGAAGGCCTTCTTACTGAAAGCTTTAAGCTAAGGCTTGTTTCTGATGTGCCCGTTGGGATGTTTTTAAGCGGAGGTATAGACTCTTCCACTGTTTGCGCTCTTCTCTCCAAAGAGGGGATAAAACTTAAAACCTTTACCATTGGTTTTTACGAAGAGACTTACAACGAAGCTCCTTTTGCTAAAAAGGTTGCCCAATACCTTGGCACAGAGCACACAGAGCTTTACTGCACGCCAAAAGAAGCCTTTGAAATAATACCCAGACTTCCAGAGCTTTACGATGAGCCCTTTGGAGACTCTTCTGCCATACCCACCTTTTTGGTCTCAAAGCTTGCAAAGGAAAAAGTAAAGGTTTCTCTCTCTGCTGATGGAGGAGATGAACAGTTTTGCGGATATATAAGATACTGGCTTATAGCAGAAAAGATACAGAAGTTAAAAAAACTACCATTGAAAAGCTTATGGACCTCTTTACTTGATTTGCTATCTCCGGAAACTGCCTTAAAGCTTTATGAAAGCTTTAAGTTTATTCTTCCCAAATATACAAACTTTAGGGATAAGTATATAAAACTCAGACAGGTTCTTAAGGCAGAGAGCCTTCTTGACCAGTATGACCTTGCAGTGAAGTATTTTCTGGAAGATGACTTAAAAGAGCTTGGCTTTGGCTCTGGCAAGAAGCTAACCCAGTGGCTTTCTGTGAATTCCCTTGACCCTTTAAGCTCTATGATGCTTCTTGATTTGAAAACCTATCTGCCAGACGATATACTTGTAAAGGTGGATAGAGCTACCATGGGGGTAGCCCTTGAAGGAAGGGAGCCTTTCCTTGACCACAAGGTAGTTGAATGGACTTCAAGACTTCCTGCGGAATTTAAATACAAAAACGGCAAAAGTAAGTATCTCCTTAGAAAGGTGCTGTATAAATATATACCATCTGAGATTCTTGAAAGGCCCAAACAGGGCTTTGGAGTTCCCATATACGAGTGGTTTAAAAGTGAGCTTAAGGGTCTTTACAGGGAGTATTTAGACAGGAAAAGGATAGAAAAAGGGGGCATCTTTAATCCTGATGAGGTAGAAAGATTGCTAAAATCATACCTTGAAGACAGGGGAGTTAACCACAACAAGCTCTGGCTTTTGTTTGTCTTTGAGATATGGAGGGAGAGATGGGTATAA
- a CDS encoding glycosyltransferase has product MGIKKSFCFLINSLAGGGAERVLIRILSFLKPKKVFLLEREINYPVDESLVEILSKHSIRTNPILKTLYIPLYALRLSSKLENSSTVVSFLERANFVNVLSKSFKKHKAIISVRMDQESGHKGLRKLNSLLIKIFYPRADLVIAVSKGVKESLIRLGVPEEKIKVIYNPYPIEEIQGLTKEPLYEYEVIFKNPVLITAGRLTKQKGQWHLLRIFKKLKEEFPELKLVILGEGELKEYLFKLSQTLGLKTFVWDRDKLSEDFDVYFLGFQKNPFKFIGRAELFVFPSLWEGFPNALVEAMACGVPVVSSDCRSGPREILAPDRDFRIETQEPEFAEYGVLMPVFEVKFKKADEPLEEKEIMWAETLRRLLIDDKLRAHYSQRALERAEDFRIEKIIEEWRWVLES; this is encoded by the coding sequence ATGGGTATAAAAAAGAGTTTTTGCTTTCTTATTAATTCTCTTGCAGGCGGTGGCGCAGAAAGGGTATTAATTAGAATTTTATCCTTTTTAAAGCCAAAAAAGGTTTTCCTTCTTGAGAGAGAGATTAATTACCCAGTTGATGAAAGCCTTGTAGAGATTCTTTCAAAACATTCCATTAGAACCAATCCCATACTGAAAACTTTATATATCCCTTTATATGCCTTAAGATTATCTTCAAAACTTGAAAATAGTTCAACTGTTGTATCCTTTCTTGAGAGGGCAAACTTTGTAAATGTGCTCTCCAAATCTTTTAAAAAGCACAAGGCAATTATATCGGTCCGCATGGATCAGGAGAGCGGACATAAGGGTTTGAGAAAACTTAATTCTTTACTTATCAAAATTTTTTATCCAAGGGCAGACCTTGTAATTGCAGTAAGCAAGGGCGTTAAAGAGAGCCTTATTAGACTTGGCGTTCCTGAAGAAAAGATTAAAGTCATTTACAACCCTTACCCCATTGAGGAGATCCAAGGCTTGACAAAAGAGCCTCTTTATGAGTATGAAGTAATATTTAAAAATCCTGTTCTCATCACTGCAGGAAGACTCACCAAACAAAAAGGCCAGTGGCATCTTTTGAGAATCTTCAAAAAGCTAAAAGAAGAGTTTCCAGAGTTAAAGCTTGTAATCCTTGGAGAGGGCGAGCTAAAGGAGTATCTTTTTAAGCTATCTCAAACTCTTGGACTTAAAACCTTTGTATGGGATAGGGATAAGCTTTCAGAAGATTTTGATGTTTACTTTCTTGGATTTCAGAAGAATCCTTTCAAGTTTATAGGGAGGGCTGAGCTTTTTGTGTTTCCTTCCTTGTGGGAGGGTTTTCCAAATGCTCTGGTTGAAGCTATGGCTTGTGGAGTTCCTGTTGTTTCATCAGATTGTAGAAGTGGTCCAAGGGAGATACTTGCACCTGATAGGGATTTTAGGATTGAGACACAGGAACCAGAGTTTGCTGAATATGGAGTTCTTATGCCCGTTTTTGAGGTAAAATTTAAGAAGGCAGATGAACCTCTGGAAGAAAAGGAAATAATGTGGGCTGAAACCTTAAGAAGGCTTTTAATAGACGACAAGTTAAGGGCCCATTACTCACAAAGGGCTTTAGAAAGAGCAGAAGATTTCAGGATTGAAAAGATTATTGAAGAGTGGAGGTGGGTGCTTGAATCTTAA
- a CDS encoding glycosyltransferase family 4 protein has protein sequence MERKKRIILCSNTAFSLYNFRFRLARTLKEKGFDVYLIAPEDDYAEKLKKEFPFIPLRHLERKGKNPIKDLKLFLEFLRTYSKIKPDLAIHYTIKPNIYGSLAANFLGIPNIAVITGLGHVFISNSILKSLVVILYKLAFKKTNYVIFQNSDDMNEFIKNNIISKEKAKVIYGSGVDTERFNPEFCKDISENSIFKFLLIARLLWEKGIKEYVQAAKIIKSKYSNVEFRILGNFDKDNPSCVPREYIENLHKEGIINYLGFSEDVRPFISKSDVVVLPSYREGLPRVLLEAMAMGKPIITTDAPGCREVVLDGYNGFMVKVRDVESLVEAFEKVLNSDKKTLKQMGYNGRKLVEDKFSDEVVVKQMLELIEEILRKR, from the coding sequence ATGGAAAGAAAAAAGCGCATAATTCTTTGTTCTAATACTGCCTTTAGTCTTTATAACTTCAGGTTTAGACTTGCAAGAACCTTAAAAGAAAAAGGTTTTGATGTGTATTTGATAGCTCCTGAAGATGACTATGCAGAAAAACTCAAAAAGGAGTTTCCTTTTATACCTTTGAGGCACCTTGAAAGGAAGGGTAAAAATCCTATCAAAGATTTAAAGCTCTTTTTGGAATTTTTAAGAACTTACTCAAAGATTAAACCAGACCTTGCTATTCATTATACAATTAAACCCAATATTTATGGAAGTTTAGCAGCAAATTTTCTTGGTATTCCAAATATAGCAGTAATTACGGGACTTGGACATGTTTTTATTTCAAATTCCATTCTAAAATCTCTTGTGGTTATTTTATACAAGTTAGCTTTCAAAAAAACTAATTATGTGATTTTTCAAAATTCTGATGATATGAATGAGTTTATAAAAAATAATATTATCTCCAAAGAAAAAGCAAAGGTTATCTATGGTTCTGGTGTTGATACTGAGAGATTTAACCCTGAGTTTTGCAAGGATATCTCTGAAAATTCAATTTTTAAATTCCTGCTTATAGCGCGCCTTCTCTGGGAAAAGGGAATTAAGGAGTATGTGCAAGCTGCAAAGATCATAAAATCCAAATATAGTAATGTAGAATTTAGGATTTTAGGGAATTTTGATAAAGATAATCCTTCCTGTGTTCCAAGGGAATATATAGAAAATTTGCATAAAGAGGGTATTATAAATTATCTTGGATTTTCGGAAGATGTGAGACCCTTCATTAGTAAAAGTGATGTAGTAGTTCTTCCTTCTTATAGGGAGGGGCTTCCGAGGGTTTTGCTTGAGGCTATGGCTATGGGAAAACCTATAATTACCACGGATGCCCCTGGATGCAGGGAGGTTGTTTTAGATGGTTATAATGGTTTTATGGTTAAAGTGAGAGATGTAGAATCTCTGGTTGAAGCCTTTGAAAAGGTTTTAAATTCTGACAAAAAGACCTTAAAACAAATGGGATATAATGGAAGAAAGTTGGTAGAAGATAAGTTCAGCGATGAGGTTGTGGTCAAGCAGATGTTAGAATTAATTGAAGAAATTCTCAGGAAGAGGTAA
- a CDS encoding nucleotide sugar dehydrogenase, with amino-acid sequence MVEKICVVGLGYVGLPLACLLAKKYKVIGYDKNQDRIEELKRGVDSTREVLPESLNNPNLEFTEDEKRISECDFVIVAVPTPVDKVKNPDLSYLRDASRVVGKNLKKGAIVVYESTVYPGATEEICVPILEKESGLKWKEDFWVGYSPERVNPGDKEHTIEKIVKVVAGDTEYSLEKIAEVYGSVIGAGIYKAPSIRVAEAAKVIENTQRDINIALMNELAIIFDKMGIDTREVLKAAYTKWNFLRFEPGLVGGHCIPVDPYYLAYKSMEIGHVPELILAGRNINESIPSYIAYKTLKLMIKGGKSIANAKVLVMGITFKENVPDIRNSKSYDLVRELKELGLNVFVYDPVAYPEEVKKEYGIELIKNIDEFAPYDCVIVSVKHNEFRNYSKEIFKNIMKAPYIFIDVRSCFEEFKKDKDFIYWAL; translated from the coding sequence ATGGTTGAAAAAATATGTGTGGTAGGTCTTGGTTATGTAGGATTACCTTTAGCATGTTTGCTTGCTAAAAAGTATAAGGTTATAGGATATGATAAGAACCAAGATAGAATTGAAGAGTTAAAAAGGGGTGTGGATTCCACAAGGGAAGTTTTGCCTGAAAGTTTGAATAATCCCAATCTTGAGTTTACAGAGGATGAAAAGAGAATCTCAGAATGCGATTTTGTTATAGTTGCTGTTCCTACACCAGTTGATAAGGTCAAAAATCCTGATTTGTCCTATCTGAGAGATGCCTCACGAGTTGTAGGTAAGAATTTGAAGAAAGGGGCTATAGTGGTTTACGAATCTACCGTATATCCCGGAGCAACGGAAGAAATATGCGTGCCTATTCTTGAAAAGGAAAGTGGGCTTAAGTGGAAAGAGGATTTTTGGGTAGGATATTCACCTGAAAGGGTAAATCCTGGAGATAAAGAACATACCATTGAAAAGATTGTTAAAGTTGTTGCAGGCGATACGGAGTATTCTCTTGAGAAGATAGCGGAGGTCTACGGCTCCGTTATTGGCGCAGGCATATATAAAGCACCAAGTATAAGGGTAGCAGAGGCTGCTAAGGTAATAGAAAACACTCAGAGGGATATAAATATAGCTTTGATGAATGAGCTTGCTATAATTTTTGACAAAATGGGCATAGATACCAGGGAGGTATTAAAGGCAGCCTATACAAAGTGGAATTTCTTAAGGTTTGAACCGGGTCTCGTAGGAGGTCATTGTATACCGGTTGACCCTTACTACTTGGCTTATAAATCCATGGAAATTGGTCATGTTCCTGAGCTTATTCTTGCAGGACGAAACATAAATGAGTCAATTCCTTCCTATATAGCTTATAAAACTCTAAAACTTATGATTAAAGGTGGAAAAAGTATTGCCAATGCCAAAGTTCTGGTTATGGGAATAACCTTTAAGGAAAATGTTCCAGATATAAGAAATTCTAAATCTTACGATTTAGTGAGAGAATTAAAGGAGCTTGGGCTAAATGTCTTTGTTTATGACCCTGTTGCTTATCCTGAAGAGGTTAAAAAAGAGTATGGAATAGAACTCATCAAAAATATTGATGAATTTGCTCCTTATGACTGTGTAATTGTATCTGTTAAGCATAATGAATTTAGAAATTATTCAAAGGAAATATTTAAAAATATTATGAAAGCTCCCTATATATTTATTGATGTAAGATCCTGTTTTGAAGAGTTTAAAAAAGATAAAGATTTTATATACTGGGCTTTGTAA
- a CDS encoding glycosyltransferase gives MIKFAAIAFFVSFFLNLLIIFLAKKYKTFLTDHLHMGPQSFHLSPTPRVGGLAIFSGITLALISAYLFKNLLKVSFSSNFPLLVLFSFPAFLAGFLEDLSGKLHPKIRMIFLILSALLVFKFLEVKIIRVDIAFFDSLLKIEVISLLFTAFALVGIANAINIIDGFNGLASMVSMMIFMAIAFVAYKLGDYEITSICVVASFSLLGFFLLNYPFGLIFLGDGGAYFTGFLIGVASVLLVKKHPQVSAWFAFTVNLYPVYETLFSIYRKRILRKRSAMSPDGLHFHMLIYKIFIKRLFNIYSPEIRNPLTSVFLWVINALAIVPALLFWNNIKILIVCCIFFCILYTYLYWKILKLKKINLK, from the coding sequence ATGATTAAATTTGCGGCTATAGCTTTTTTTGTTTCCTTTTTTCTCAATCTTTTAATCATCTTTCTGGCTAAAAAATATAAAACCTTTCTTACGGATCATCTGCATATGGGACCTCAGAGCTTTCATCTCTCTCCTACTCCAAGAGTTGGAGGACTTGCCATATTCTCAGGAATCACTTTAGCATTAATTTCAGCCTATCTTTTTAAAAATTTACTAAAAGTTTCTTTTTCTTCAAATTTTCCTCTTCTTGTTCTCTTTTCTTTTCCTGCTTTTTTAGCAGGATTTCTGGAAGACCTCTCAGGAAAGCTTCATCCTAAGATAAGAATGATATTTCTCATTTTATCTGCACTTCTTGTTTTTAAATTTCTTGAGGTAAAAATCATAAGAGTTGATATTGCCTTCTTTGATAGCCTTTTGAAAATTGAGGTAATTTCACTTTTGTTCACAGCTTTTGCCCTTGTTGGAATAGCAAATGCTATAAACATAATTGACGGCTTTAACGGGCTTGCAAGTATGGTTTCCATGATGATTTTTATGGCTATTGCTTTTGTTGCCTATAAACTTGGAGATTACGAAATAACAAGTATATGCGTTGTAGCCTCCTTTTCTCTTCTTGGCTTTTTTCTCTTAAACTACCCCTTTGGACTTATCTTTCTTGGAGACGGGGGAGCCTATTTTACAGGATTTTTAATAGGAGTGGCGAGTGTCCTTCTTGTGAAAAAGCATCCTCAGGTTTCTGCATGGTTTGCCTTTACGGTAAATCTATATCCGGTTTACGAAACCCTTTTTTCTATTTACAGAAAACGCATTTTAAGAAAAAGATCTGCTATGAGTCCAGATGGACTCCATTTCCATATGCTAATTTACAAAATTTTTATAAAACGCCTATTTAATATTTATTCTCCGGAAATAAGAAATCCTTTGACCTCTGTTTTTCTCTGGGTTATAAATGCCCTTGCAATTGTTCCTGCCCTATTATTCTGGAATAATATAAAAATTCTTATTGTCTGTTGCATTTTTTTCTGCATACTTTATACTTATCTCTACTGGAAAATTTTGAAGCTTAAAAAGATTAACCTGAAGTAA